From the genome of Nicotiana tabacum cultivar K326 chromosome 17, ASM71507v2, whole genome shotgun sequence:
TGTAAATAATCTACTCCAAATTAGACCAGAAAATTATAACAAACTCATATAGTTGAACATGCTAAATTGCTAATAACCATAAGTCCTCTATGTTTTTCAATTTTCCATATAgacactcaaaaaaaaaaaaattaagttactATGATCTCCATACATTTGTGTCCTGGTTCCGTAGTTTGAAACAGGAAGTATAGTCAGAAGTTCTTTTTCATGAGTTCGAGTGATCACGATTAAACGTGcccaaatattaataaaaatatagaaccATGGAAATCTTCTTTCCGTAAACGTATTTAGTAGATTATCAACTTTTAGAGGATTCAGATAGACCGAATTCCATATGCACACACATGAATTTACACATTAATATACTATGATGACTATGCTCAGTATTAAAAATGTTATACTACATCCTATGCTGCTATGCACACACACTTTCTTTTGAAATAATCAGACCGTTAATTGCTATAAACTAAATTATCATTAGAGTTACTTAACTCTTAATTAGgagtgttcatggttcggtttgagtcagtttttccctaaaaagaaatcaaatcaagtaagtcgatttttcaaatattggaaccaaaccaaaccaattgagtcggttttttatcaattcggtttttgtcggtttttcagttttttcggttatttatcgggttttttcttaaatatgagacatacactacaaaacgcatattccggcgactacattttcaacgtaacactatcaaatcaattgctatttgagaaatctatcattttcaagatatattgatgataattgaatcaaacggtgatgaataatttaagtactcaattaaaaatcgattatttttaacatgaaataaattcttgtacttagtaaaagaaaactaccaatcaaactagaatgtaaagacaaaaaattagataattataatagcaaagaactagactaaaaatacaaatgactaatatgtacaataaaattttagaaactttatataaaaatatacatatatataggggtaataataaatttaaatagctacttttatagtcggtttggttcggtttttcggttattttttgattaaaactaaaaccaaacctaaaaagtatccgtttttttggtcggtttggttcggtttttcgggtttttatgaacacccgtGCTCTTAATTAAGGATGGGTCTTGTATCCCTTCAGAACCCaccctctccccccccccccaacacccccccaaaaaaaaaagaaaaaagaaaaaaaaagaacatgaGTCGATGGGgacattttcgcgagactgcaaTTGTTTATGTTGGGCTTGTATTTATAAGAAGAAAAACTGAAAAAGGCCCACATTTAATTATTGGGCTCAGCTAGGCTTGGCTAGTTTTATcacccaaaagaaagaaagaacaaaaagagtgTTGATCGGTGGGTGAGAAGAAAAGTCCAAAAAGAACAGTGGAATCATTTCGTGTCCAACTCTTTTGCTTTCGACAGTAACGAATTTTGTTAGTTCTTCTTCAATTCCGCATAAAGAAAACAGATCCTTCTCTCTCTGTAAATTCTCCATTTCTCTTCCTAATTCTTACCAATCTATATTTCATTTATTCTTCATGGCATCCAGTGGTCACAACAATCTCAATGCAAAACTCGTAAGTTCTGTCATCCGCGTATCACAAATGAATTTTAAATTATagcttttaaatctttttaataGTAAATTTCTGATTGATTTTTAGGTATTGTTAGGAGACATGGGAGCTGGTAAATCAAGCTTGGTTATACGATTCGTCAAAGGCCAATTCCTTGAATTCCAAGTATTCTTCGTTCTTTTACCCGTTCAATTTTGACCCTTTTCAAGCCTTTGATGTTGCTTTTTTTAGGGGTTTGTTATTTAGCAAGTTTATGAAATTATTGGTTGACTGATTGACTGTGACGACGATGATGTTAATTATTGGTACGATTTCTTTGTTATAAGCATCTCATATTCGAAGCGCACTGGCCCTATTAATCTGGATTATTTCGTGTTTATTATTGATAATACAGGAATCGACGATCGGTGCGGCTTTCTTTTCGTCTACGTTGGCAGTTAATAATGCTACGGTGAAGTTTGAGATATGGGATACTGCTGGACAGGAGAGGTACCATAGCTTAGCACCTATGTACTATAGAGGAGCCGCTGCTGCTATTATCGTCTATGATATCACTAGCTCGGTAAGAAACTAACCTAAAGAGAAAATTAACTATCAAATGGGTCAATAAAAGTGATGTCGCTGTTGGCTTATTAACTTATTTTACTTTTGATATACTGGTATTGCATGTGGAAAGAAATTTGGAATAATGGTAGCTTTATTTCATGTTCTTGTAAGGTTGAAAATGGTAGATTTTGGAGAAAGAAGCTAATGTTATTTTGCAAATGACTTTCTCTGTCCATAAATTAACGCAGTTAAGAGGCGGTCCCCATTTTTGCACAAATTTAGAAGGTAGCTTCAGTTTGCTGTTTTAAAAAATCCCAGTTTGTGGAAAATTTTGTTCCTTAGGGGTGGGAGGACTTTGCATAAAATGAGA
Proteins encoded in this window:
- the LOC107815724 gene encoding ras-related protein RHN1 isoform X2, which produces MASSGHNNLNAKLVLLGDMGAGKSSLVIRFVKGQFLEFQESTIGAAFFSSTLAVNNATVKFEIWDTAGQERYHSLAPMYYRGAAAAIIVYDITSSDSFARAKKWVQELQKQGNPNMVMALAGNKADLEDRRKVTAEEARLYAEENGLFFMETSAKTAVNVNDIFYEIG